A window of Bradyrhizobium sp. AZCC 1610 contains these coding sequences:
- a CDS encoding Crp/Fnr family transcriptional regulator produces MSKQAEFAVILKMNPMFADLGADELQRISGLCHTEQLGLGQMLFQKGDAGDALYGVRRGQIRIETGASDGSRLTLNFMGPGDLFGEVAVLDGESRTADATAGEPSELFVLRREDFLAFLEREPKVAIKIMMLLCQRIRWQSERMEESVLQPLPVRLARRLVALASDFGSEVHISQEQLGVFVGAARESVNRQLQLWRKDGILDLQRGRILLQNMTKLTAVARNE; encoded by the coding sequence ATGAGCAAACAGGCCGAATTTGCGGTCATTTTGAAAATGAACCCGATGTTTGCGGATTTGGGCGCCGATGAATTGCAGCGCATCTCCGGCCTTTGCCACACCGAGCAACTCGGCCTCGGGCAAATGCTGTTCCAGAAGGGCGATGCCGGCGACGCGCTGTATGGCGTGCGACGCGGCCAGATCCGGATCGAGACCGGCGCCTCCGACGGCAGCCGCCTGACGCTAAATTTCATGGGTCCCGGCGATCTGTTCGGCGAGGTCGCTGTCCTTGATGGCGAGAGCCGCACCGCGGACGCCACCGCCGGCGAGCCGTCGGAACTGTTCGTGCTGCGGCGCGAGGATTTCCTCGCCTTCCTGGAACGCGAGCCCAAGGTCGCGATCAAGATCATGATGCTGTTGTGCCAGCGCATCCGTTGGCAGAGCGAGCGGATGGAGGAATCGGTGCTGCAGCCGCTGCCGGTTCGCCTGGCGCGACGGCTCGTTGCGCTTGCCTCCGATTTCGGTTCGGAAGTTCACATCTCGCAGGAACAGCTCGGCGTTTTCGTCGGGGCTGCCCGCGAAAGCGTCAACCGTCAACTCCAGCTCTGGCGCAAGGACGGCATTCTCGACCTGCAGCGCGGACGGATATTGCTGCAGAACATGACCAAGCTGACGGCGGTGGCGCGGAACGAGTAG
- a CDS encoding adenylate/guanylate cyclase domain-containing protein, producing the protein MNEVKDRAGFLREGLFAKYVVALVGLVVFVLAVNGAMEIWITYRGIKSSLNDGMSEKAEATAKRIQQSLSDLDRQISWVTRASSNTTDLRRADYTQLLRQVPQVSQLSLLNAQGREQLRMTRQTVTLGSNADFSRDVRLTETVSRGTSFAPAYFRGERPFMSIALSHADGSITVAEVDLDFLSEFLIDAQVGKVAFAYVTDSRGDVLAASSTGPEVGKNLSALPQVAAVSKPGGVAPASGTDARGNAVLTTSSVVPKLGWHVFFEQETAQALTPIRDQLARIALLIALGLVVAIIAGTIMARRMLVPITALQAGARRLGAGDFGHRIEVKTSDELEELANQFNGMAGQLAATYSGLEEKVKERTRDLAQSINELKVLEEVGRAVASSLDLNAVLPTVAARALEITHADAVLIYGYDAGNHQFSLAESIGIDKAAEGSHRAIDADNSPLGEAATAGEPIAIPQLGTMPEHPLRDVAIEAGFNSVLVVPLVDQTGILGSLVVLRQNAGEFSANLIGLMKTFAHQAVLAMRNARLFTEVDHKSRELLAANDIVREQADKLQEQTDQLRDWNRSLEERVETQLGEIERIRRLERFLAPQVAQLIASSDGHEGLLDSHRREVTVVFCDLRGFTSFTETTEPEEAMNVLREYHAALGELIFKYEGTLDRYAGDGVMILFNAPIQFDDHTARAVRMAVEMRDTIGQLTEKWRNRGHNLGFGIGIALGYATLGQIGFEQRLEYAAIGSVTNLASRLCDEAKANQIVVSRRVYGMVEPWVEGRPIDDLNLKGFNHPILAAEIMSWREEVDNVVDAAAAARRMKNS; encoded by the coding sequence ATGAACGAGGTCAAGGACAGAGCAGGGTTCCTGCGCGAAGGCCTGTTCGCCAAATACGTCGTCGCGCTGGTCGGCCTTGTCGTGTTCGTGCTGGCGGTCAACGGCGCGATGGAAATCTGGATCACCTATCGCGGCATCAAGAGCTCGCTGAACGACGGCATGAGCGAGAAGGCGGAAGCGACCGCCAAGCGAATCCAGCAATCCCTGTCCGACCTCGATCGGCAGATTTCCTGGGTGACGCGCGCCTCCTCCAACACCACCGACTTGCGCCGCGCCGACTACACCCAATTGCTGCGGCAGGTGCCGCAGGTCAGCCAGCTCTCGCTGCTCAATGCCCAGGGCCGCGAACAGCTCCGCATGACGCGCCAGACCGTCACGCTCGGCAGCAACGCCGATTTCTCCCGCGACGTGAGGCTGACCGAAACCGTCTCGCGCGGCACCAGCTTTGCGCCGGCCTACTTCCGCGGTGAGCGGCCGTTCATGTCGATCGCACTGTCGCATGCCGATGGCAGCATCACCGTCGCCGAGGTCGACCTTGATTTCCTGTCGGAGTTTTTGATCGATGCCCAGGTTGGCAAGGTGGCGTTTGCCTATGTCACCGATTCCAGGGGCGACGTGCTGGCCGCCTCCTCAACCGGGCCCGAGGTCGGCAAGAATCTGTCGGCGCTGCCGCAGGTCGCCGCCGTCAGCAAGCCCGGCGGCGTGGCGCCGGCGTCGGGCACCGATGCCAGGGGCAACGCCGTGCTGACCACATCGAGCGTGGTGCCGAAGCTCGGCTGGCACGTGTTCTTCGAACAGGAGACCGCGCAGGCGCTGACGCCGATCCGCGATCAACTGGCGCGGATCGCACTGCTGATCGCGCTCGGCCTCGTGGTCGCGATCATCGCCGGCACCATCATGGCGCGGCGCATGCTGGTGCCGATCACGGCGCTGCAGGCCGGCGCCAGGCGTCTCGGCGCCGGCGATTTCGGCCACCGCATCGAGGTGAAGACGTCGGACGAGCTGGAAGAGCTGGCGAACCAGTTCAACGGCATGGCCGGGCAGCTGGCCGCGACCTATTCCGGCCTCGAAGAGAAGGTGAAGGAACGGACGCGGGATCTGGCGCAATCGATCAACGAGCTCAAGGTGCTCGAGGAAGTCGGCCGCGCGGTCGCCTCCTCGCTCGACCTCAACGCCGTGCTGCCCACCGTCGCCGCGCGTGCGCTGGAAATCACCCATGCCGACGCCGTGCTGATCTACGGCTATGACGCCGGCAACCACCAGTTCAGCCTCGCCGAATCCATCGGCATCGACAAGGCGGCCGAAGGCAGCCACCGCGCCATCGACGCCGACAACTCCCCGCTCGGCGAAGCCGCCACCGCGGGCGAGCCGATCGCGATACCCCAGCTCGGCACGATGCCCGAGCATCCCTTGCGCGATGTCGCGATCGAAGCCGGCTTCAACTCGGTGCTGGTGGTGCCGCTGGTCGACCAGACCGGCATTCTGGGCTCGCTGGTGGTGCTGCGGCAGAACGCCGGTGAATTTTCCGCCAACCTGATCGGGCTGATGAAGACCTTTGCGCACCAGGCGGTGCTGGCGATGCGCAATGCGCGGCTGTTCACCGAGGTCGACCACAAGAGCCGCGAGCTGCTGGCCGCCAACGACATCGTGCGCGAGCAGGCCGACAAGCTGCAGGAACAGACCGACCAGCTCAGGGACTGGAATCGCTCGCTGGAGGAACGCGTCGAGACGCAGCTCGGCGAGATCGAACGTATCCGCCGGCTGGAGCGTTTCCTGGCGCCGCAGGTGGCGCAACTGATCGCCTCCTCCGACGGTCATGAGGGCCTGCTCGACAGCCACCGCCGCGAAGTCACCGTGGTGTTCTGCGATCTGCGCGGTTTTACGAGTTTCACCGAGACGACCGAGCCGGAAGAGGCGATGAACGTGCTGCGCGAATATCACGCAGCGCTCGGCGAACTTATTTTCAAGTATGAAGGCACGCTCGACCGCTATGCCGGCGACGGCGTGATGATCCTGTTCAACGCGCCGATCCAGTTCGACGACCATACCGCGCGCGCCGTTCGCATGGCTGTCGAGATGCGCGACACCATCGGGCAACTCACCGAGAAGTGGCGCAACCGCGGCCACAATCTCGGCTTCGGCATCGGCATCGCGCTGGGCTATGCGACGCTCGGCCAGATCGGTTTCGAGCAGCGGCTGGAATACGCCGCAATCGGCAGCGTCACCAATCTGGCGTCGCGGCTGTGCGACGAAGCCAAGGCCAACCAGATCGTGGTGTCCAGGCGCGTCTACGGCATGGTCGAGCCGTGGGTGGAAGGGCGGCCGATCGACGATTTGAATCTGAAGGGGTTCAATCATCCGATTCTTGCGGCGGAGATCATGAGCTGGCGCGAGGAAGTCGACAACGTCGTCGATGCGGCGGCGGCGGCAAGGCGGATGAAAAATTCGTAG
- a CDS encoding AsmA family protein has translation MKALKIAGAAIGAVVVVIALLLVIGIPSGFLTAQIQERVERETGYKLAINGGARIGLWPSLNITLNDVTLQDPKDRDINHRFTASSIEADVTLASLWAGKPHITELVVIRPVVNLPLRRERVRDASSPSKPAAGKAADAFSIEHISVTSGTIVFSNLRDRVENRIETVNADISIDSDRKVVLSGSARSSGGHPVKFEIKAAPPAAPIERQNIPAEIRIDAPGLLRAPLTAKAEARLNGSVVMINGVTGALGDGAFNGWASFDLSSKPLVKLDLDFQKLAVAMTRSTDSSAGQPSSGQPWSSATIDVNGLNYIDLQARISAAELKIGDARFTPAAIDATLASGVLKAQVSNLGAYDGNANGDLTVDVSTANPSYTMRADLTGVRALPLLQGLADFDRIDGKMQAKVSVRSSGTSQRAIMSNMAGTAFVVFQDGAIKGLNVAQMIRSLTASTLSGWQESEEKATDLSQLSASFKIDKGQAQTTDLNLVGPLVKMTGAGTIDLGTKQIGFRVEPKLVMTTEGQGRAGDPVGLGIPVMIAGPWGSPRIYPEMQGILDNPDAAYAKLKEMGKGLFGQNGAGLGAALGNLLGGQPGAAGGQQGGAGGQGAAGSQQPAGPLGGQLGETIGNLLQQGLGGLNQGGGRPSGQRSIPSPASPAQAPAEAAPTETGPAEPAPPAVPSDTTAQQDSQPMNEVLRQLFNR, from the coding sequence ATGAAAGCACTGAAAATTGCCGGCGCCGCCATTGGCGCCGTGGTCGTCGTCATCGCGCTGCTGCTGGTGATCGGCATCCCGTCAGGCTTCCTGACGGCGCAGATCCAGGAGCGGGTCGAGCGCGAGACCGGCTACAAGCTCGCCATCAATGGCGGCGCCAGGATCGGCCTGTGGCCATCGCTCAACATCACGCTGAACGATGTCACGCTGCAGGATCCGAAGGACCGCGACATCAACCATCGCTTCACGGCCTCAAGCATCGAGGCGGACGTGACGCTCGCGAGCCTGTGGGCCGGCAAGCCGCATATCACCGAGCTCGTCGTCATCCGCCCGGTGGTGAACTTGCCGCTGCGGCGCGAACGCGTGAGGGACGCCAGTTCGCCCTCGAAGCCCGCGGCCGGCAAGGCGGCTGATGCCTTTTCGATCGAGCATATCAGCGTCACCAGCGGCACCATCGTGTTCTCCAACCTGCGCGACCGCGTCGAGAACAGGATCGAGACCGTCAACGCCGACATATCAATCGATTCCGACCGCAAGGTCGTGCTGTCAGGCAGTGCCCGCAGCAGCGGCGGCCATCCGGTGAAATTCGAGATCAAGGCGGCGCCGCCCGCAGCCCCGATCGAGCGGCAGAATATCCCGGCCGAGATCAGGATCGACGCGCCCGGCCTGTTGCGCGCCCCGCTCACGGCCAAGGCGGAAGCCCGCCTCAACGGCTCGGTCGTGATGATCAACGGCGTCACCGGTGCGCTCGGCGACGGCGCGTTCAACGGCTGGGCCTCGTTCGATCTGTCGAGCAAGCCGCTGGTGAAGCTCGACCTCGATTTCCAGAAGCTCGCGGTCGCGATGACGCGCAGCACCGACAGTTCCGCAGGCCAGCCCTCCTCAGGCCAGCCCTGGAGCAGTGCTACGATCGACGTCAACGGCCTCAATTATATCGACCTGCAGGCGCGCATTTCCGCGGCCGAGCTCAAGATCGGCGACGCGCGTTTCACTCCCGCCGCGATCGACGCCACGCTCGCAAGCGGCGTCCTGAAGGCGCAGGTTTCCAACCTCGGCGCCTATGACGGCAACGCCAATGGCGATCTGACCGTCGACGTCTCCACCGCCAATCCCAGCTACACGATGCGGGCCGATCTCACCGGCGTGCGCGCGCTTCCACTGCTGCAGGGCCTCGCCGATTTCGACAGGATCGACGGCAAGATGCAGGCGAAGGTCAGCGTGCGCTCCTCCGGCACCAGCCAGCGCGCGATCATGTCGAACATGGCCGGCACCGCCTTCGTCGTATTCCAGGACGGCGCGATCAAGGGGCTCAACGTCGCGCAGATGATCCGCTCGCTGACGGCGAGCACCCTGTCCGGCTGGCAGGAGAGCGAGGAGAAGGCGACGGATCTCTCGCAATTGTCGGCATCGTTCAAGATCGACAAAGGCCAGGCGCAGACCACCGATCTCAATCTGGTCGGCCCGCTGGTCAAGATGACCGGTGCAGGCACCATCGACCTCGGCACCAAGCAGATCGGGTTCCGCGTCGAGCCGAAGCTCGTGATGACCACCGAAGGCCAGGGCCGCGCCGGCGATCCGGTCGGGCTCGGTATTCCCGTGATGATCGCGGGCCCGTGGGGAAGCCCACGGATCTATCCGGAGATGCAGGGTATCCTCGACAATCCCGACGCCGCCTATGCCAAGCTGAAGGAAATGGGCAAGGGCCTGTTCGGCCAGAACGGCGCGGGCCTCGGGGCTGCGCTCGGCAATCTGCTCGGCGGACAGCCGGGGGCGGCCGGCGGACAACAGGGCGGTGCCGGCGGACAGGGCGCGGCTGGCAGCCAGCAGCCGGCTGGTCCGCTCGGCGGCCAGCTCGGCGAGACCATCGGCAATCTCTTGCAGCAGGGCCTGGGCGGATTGAATCAGGGCGGTGGGCGGCCGAGCGGCCAACGCAGCATCCCGAGCCCCGCCTCGCCCGCACAGGCGCCGGCCGAGGCCGCGCCGACCGAGACCGGCCCGGCTGAGCCCGCTCCCCCCGCGGTGCCGAGCGATACGACCGCCCAGCAGGACAGTCAGCCAATGAACGAGGTCTTGCGGCAGTTGTTCAACCGGTGA
- a CDS encoding winged helix-turn-helix domain-containing protein: MQFHFSNHVLDVDLRELTRGGETVAVEPQVFDLLVHLVENRDHVVTKDDLIETVWDGRIVSESTLTSRINAARKAVGDSGKDQIMIRTLPRKGFRFVGDVQPKAAHGGEARTDAPLRRHPAAEPLHRQFPALDRTAIAVLPFANLSGEPEQEYFSEGISEDIITALSKLRWFYVIARNSSFIYKQKSVHHQQIGEELGVGYVVEGSVRKDGDHVRITAQLVDVATGSHLWAERYDRNLADVFAVQDEITQAVVAAIEPQLYAAEDFRARRKTPDNMDAWDLVMRALSHYWRVTRQDNLVAQALLEKAISVDPAYGQALSLLASCHTFSAHMGWQEMSRAVPVAERAALAAIRADSEDAWAHYALASVYLFHRRFDDCIAEFELALRLNPNFSPARGLYGVALSYRGRWEEGDRAAREALKFSPRDPFAAIYCGVAAYCQYVGRNYAEAIRLSREALRQRTDFVGAHRVLTASLGMACGTDAAKAALEELRRAQPNITLAWLASELPFEHEADKAHYVEGFRRAGLG; encoded by the coding sequence GTGCAATTTCACTTTTCCAACCATGTGCTTGATGTCGACCTTCGCGAGCTGACCCGTGGCGGCGAGACTGTGGCGGTCGAGCCGCAGGTGTTCGATCTGCTGGTTCACCTGGTCGAAAACCGCGACCACGTCGTCACCAAGGACGATCTGATCGAGACAGTGTGGGATGGCCGCATCGTCTCCGAATCCACGTTGACGAGCCGGATCAACGCCGCGCGCAAGGCGGTCGGCGACAGCGGCAAGGATCAAATCATGATCCGCACCCTGCCGCGAAAAGGCTTTCGCTTCGTCGGCGACGTGCAGCCGAAGGCCGCGCATGGTGGCGAAGCGCGCACCGATGCGCCCCTGCGCCGCCACCCCGCCGCCGAACCGCTGCACCGGCAATTCCCGGCGCTCGATCGCACCGCGATCGCCGTGCTGCCCTTTGCCAATCTCTCTGGCGAGCCGGAGCAGGAGTATTTTTCGGAAGGCATCAGCGAGGACATCATCACCGCGCTGTCGAAGCTGCGCTGGTTCTATGTGATCGCGCGGAATTCCTCGTTCATCTACAAGCAAAAATCCGTCCACCACCAGCAGATCGGCGAGGAGCTCGGCGTCGGCTACGTCGTCGAAGGCAGCGTGCGCAAGGACGGCGACCACGTGCGCATCACGGCCCAGCTCGTCGACGTGGCGACCGGCAGTCACCTCTGGGCGGAGCGCTACGACCGCAATCTCGCCGACGTGTTCGCCGTGCAGGACGAAATCACCCAGGCCGTCGTCGCGGCGATCGAGCCGCAACTTTACGCCGCCGAGGATTTCCGGGCCCGGCGCAAAACGCCTGACAACATGGACGCGTGGGACCTGGTGATGCGCGCGCTATCGCATTACTGGCGCGTGACGCGGCAGGACAATCTGGTCGCGCAGGCGCTTTTGGAAAAGGCGATCAGTGTCGATCCTGCTTACGGCCAGGCGCTCAGCCTGCTGGCTTCATGCCATACGTTCAGCGCCCATATGGGCTGGCAGGAAATGTCCAGGGCCGTTCCGGTGGCGGAACGTGCGGCGCTGGCGGCAATCCGGGCCGACAGTGAGGACGCGTGGGCGCACTATGCGCTCGCCAGCGTCTATCTGTTCCACCGGCGGTTCGATGATTGCATCGCCGAATTCGAGCTGGCGCTGCGGCTCAATCCCAATTTCTCGCCCGCGCGCGGCCTCTATGGCGTTGCGCTGTCCTATCGCGGGCGCTGGGAGGAGGGCGATCGCGCCGCGCGCGAGGCGCTGAAATTCTCACCCCGCGATCCCTTTGCCGCGATCTATTGCGGCGTCGCCGCCTATTGCCAGTATGTCGGCCGCAATTACGCGGAGGCGATCCGCCTGTCGCGCGAGGCGCTGCGGCAGCGCACCGACTTTGTCGGCGCCCACCGCGTGCTGACGGCCTCATTGGGCATGGCCTGCGGCACTGACGCCGCCAAAGCCGCGCTGGAGGAACTCCGCCGCGCCCAGCCCAACATCACGCTCGCCTGGCTGGCCAGCGAACTGCCGTTCGAGCACGAGGCGGACAAGGCGCATTACGTGGAGGGGTTTAGACGGGCGGGGTTGGGATAG
- a CDS encoding DUF3427 domain-containing protein produces MPANVLSLPSCPFCSIDPSRIAFSNDLVTAIWDGFPASPGHLLIITRRHVATWPDLTSAERAAIWLAIDQGQGIISERFRPDGFNVGFNQATAAGQTVFHFHLHIIPRYAGDVADPRGGVRHVIPDKANYLAVHETRSGIAISQKLVKGGTDPLLPHLLLHLDGSTICDIAVAFLLDSGARMIVAHLRDFLARGGKARILVGDYLNVTEPAALRRLNDLTGDFTVRVFEARDRGFHLKTYIFQTDVEGIAFVGSSNISAPALTDSIEWNYQVVSRDERAGFSEITAGFESIFNSYSAVSANEAWIRRYEAQRTSPDWRGAGITEEAPAPMAIPHAIQQDALKALEDTRQEGFSAGLVVLATGLGKTWLSAFDSDRSEFHRVLFVAHREEILNQAIDNFRRVRPNASIGRMIASQREASADLLFASVQTLGRIENLSEFAPTSFDYIVIDEFHHAAATTYRRIIDYFQPKFLLGLTATPERMDGGDLLALCQENVVFEASVPDGVSAGLLCAFQYFGVPDVVDYANIPWRNARFDPTELTAAVATEARAQNALEQLRKHGAKRCIAFCCSQRHANFMAEFFNARGVRSVAVHAGNESAPRTTSLQQLAGGEIDVIFSVDIFNEGVDVPNIDTVLMLRPTESTVIWMQQFGRGLRRAPDKSVLKVIDYIGNHRSFLMKLRSVAALANRNANSLGALRSILDEIVSEKLDLPEGCSVTYELESIEILERLLKPARPEAALEAFYRDFVERHGVRPTAVEAFHEGYNPRSNSERSWLGFVSRMNGLGEAESTALSKSRAFLESIEKTEVSRSYKIVLLLAMISGEKIPGDIGIDDLVEGVAKLAGRYLKIRDDFSVDIDDAKVLGRLLIENPIRAFVDGHGTDNVSFFRFEGNRLSTTFETGEAELFRDLLREVLDWRLAQYLSRQVSGNTTGDIVCRVSRAGDGPTLLFQAAAAALHLEQGRAPIQIDEEAYEALIAKKGIDVVRKLDDETNRLPDILHRWFGDDAGLPGRGERVRLRRGPSGLEMEALRIPVSQRLQVWERYSREAIAPAFGLAFSPAIWNAGFVVQDPEIFLLVTLAKEDMNESHRYVDHFVSDREFAWQSQNRTKQDSKHGQLLRNHGVRGQRIHLFVRPTKKTGSKPTPFVYCGEVDFISWEGEAPISIRWQLRTPVPANLQGVLSVPSS; encoded by the coding sequence ATGCCAGCAAACGTTTTAAGCTTACCAAGTTGCCCGTTTTGTTCGATTGATCCAAGTCGCATCGCTTTCTCAAACGACCTCGTGACCGCAATCTGGGATGGTTTTCCCGCGAGTCCGGGTCACCTTCTCATCATTACCCGACGTCATGTGGCAACTTGGCCGGATCTAACCTCAGCCGAGAGGGCTGCCATTTGGTTAGCGATCGATCAGGGTCAGGGGATCATCTCTGAGCGATTCCGCCCAGATGGTTTCAACGTCGGCTTCAATCAAGCCACGGCCGCCGGTCAAACGGTCTTCCATTTTCATTTGCACATTATCCCGCGCTATGCCGGCGATGTAGCCGACCCTCGCGGTGGGGTGCGGCATGTGATTCCGGACAAAGCTAATTACCTTGCTGTCCACGAAACTCGTTCTGGAATTGCCATCTCCCAAAAGCTCGTGAAAGGCGGCACCGACCCTTTGTTGCCGCATCTACTACTCCACCTCGATGGGTCAACTATCTGCGATATTGCCGTCGCCTTTCTGCTCGACAGCGGCGCACGGATGATCGTCGCGCATCTTCGAGACTTTTTGGCGCGGGGAGGCAAAGCGCGGATTCTCGTCGGAGACTACCTCAACGTCACAGAGCCCGCGGCGCTAAGACGTCTCAACGACCTTACTGGTGACTTCACAGTCAGGGTCTTCGAAGCGCGGGATCGAGGTTTCCACCTAAAAACCTATATATTTCAGACCGACGTCGAAGGCATCGCCTTTGTCGGAAGCTCAAACATATCAGCCCCGGCGCTAACCGATTCCATCGAATGGAACTACCAGGTGGTCTCTCGCGATGAGCGAGCCGGATTCTCGGAAATCACAGCCGGATTCGAAAGTATCTTCAATTCGTATTCGGCCGTCTCTGCCAATGAAGCTTGGATACGCCGATACGAAGCGCAACGGACGTCTCCAGATTGGCGCGGAGCAGGAATTACTGAAGAAGCGCCCGCTCCTATGGCGATCCCGCACGCTATCCAGCAAGACGCGCTTAAGGCACTCGAAGACACTCGCCAAGAGGGCTTCTCCGCAGGGCTCGTTGTTTTGGCGACGGGGCTGGGGAAGACTTGGCTTTCCGCTTTCGACAGCGACAGGTCAGAGTTCCACCGCGTTCTTTTCGTCGCTCATCGAGAAGAGATCCTGAATCAGGCGATCGACAATTTTCGGCGCGTCAGGCCGAATGCGTCCATAGGAAGAATGATTGCATCGCAGAGAGAGGCCAGCGCGGATCTGCTTTTTGCCTCAGTGCAGACGCTAGGCCGCATAGAAAACCTAAGTGAATTCGCGCCTACGTCTTTTGACTATATCGTCATCGACGAGTTTCATCACGCCGCAGCCACGACCTATCGGCGGATAATTGATTATTTCCAACCAAAATTCTTACTCGGACTGACAGCGACGCCAGAGCGGATGGACGGTGGTGACCTGCTAGCACTGTGCCAAGAGAATGTCGTGTTTGAGGCCTCAGTACCCGATGGCGTTTCTGCTGGCCTACTCTGCGCTTTCCAGTATTTTGGCGTACCGGATGTGGTCGATTACGCCAATATTCCGTGGCGGAACGCGCGCTTTGACCCAACGGAGCTTACAGCGGCAGTTGCCACCGAGGCGCGCGCTCAAAACGCTCTTGAGCAATTGCGCAAGCACGGCGCGAAGCGGTGCATTGCGTTCTGTTGCTCGCAACGGCATGCCAACTTCATGGCGGAGTTCTTCAACGCTCGTGGCGTGCGCTCGGTTGCTGTTCATGCCGGCAATGAGAGTGCCCCCAGAACTACCTCGCTTCAGCAACTAGCAGGCGGCGAGATTGATGTTATCTTCTCAGTGGACATTTTTAACGAAGGGGTCGACGTTCCAAATATCGATACCGTTCTGATGCTGCGCCCCACCGAATCCACGGTGATCTGGATGCAGCAATTTGGCCGAGGTCTACGCAGAGCACCCGATAAGTCAGTTCTGAAAGTTATCGACTACATAGGAAATCACCGCTCCTTTCTCATGAAATTGCGTTCGGTTGCGGCTCTAGCTAACCGAAATGCAAACAGCCTCGGCGCCCTTAGGAGCATTCTCGATGAGATCGTTTCAGAAAAGTTGGATCTGCCGGAGGGATGTTCCGTTACTTACGAACTTGAAAGTATAGAGATTCTCGAAAGGCTATTGAAGCCAGCTCGGCCCGAAGCTGCACTCGAAGCGTTCTACAGAGACTTCGTCGAGCGTCACGGCGTCCGCCCAACCGCCGTTGAGGCTTTTCACGAAGGCTATAATCCGCGCAGCAACAGCGAACGTTCTTGGCTCGGATTCGTCTCTCGCATGAATGGGCTTGGCGAGGCCGAATCTACCGCCTTGTCCAAATCCCGCGCTTTTCTGGAGAGCATTGAGAAGACTGAGGTCTCACGTAGCTACAAGATCGTTTTGTTGCTTGCCATGATTTCAGGAGAGAAAATACCTGGCGACATTGGAATTGACGACCTAGTAGAAGGAGTTGCCAAGCTAGCCGGTCGATACCTGAAAATCCGAGACGACTTCTCTGTCGACATAGACGATGCGAAAGTCTTGGGCCGCTTACTCATTGAAAATCCGATCCGTGCTTTTGTGGATGGACACGGAACAGACAACGTCTCTTTCTTCCGCTTCGAAGGGAATCGCTTGTCCACCACCTTCGAGACTGGGGAGGCCGAGCTTTTTCGAGACCTTCTACGTGAGGTCTTAGACTGGCGGCTTGCGCAGTATCTGAGTCGACAAGTCTCAGGCAACACAACTGGCGATATTGTCTGCCGAGTATCCCGTGCTGGCGATGGTCCGACCTTGCTCTTTCAGGCTGCCGCTGCGGCTCTTCACCTGGAGCAAGGACGCGCTCCTATCCAAATAGACGAAGAAGCATACGAGGCCTTGATCGCAAAGAAAGGTATCGACGTCGTCCGAAAGCTGGATGATGAGACGAACCGGTTGCCGGATATTCTCCATCGTTGGTTTGGGGATGACGCTGGACTGCCAGGACGAGGCGAACGAGTAAGATTGAGGCGCGGCCCATCGGGCCTTGAAATGGAAGCGCTACGAATCCCGGTTTCTCAAAGACTGCAGGTTTGGGAACGTTATTCACGCGAAGCTATAGCGCCGGCATTTGGTCTCGCCTTTAGTCCAGCGATTTGGAACGCTGGTTTCGTCGTCCAAGACCCGGAGATCTTCCTTCTGGTCACCCTTGCCAAAGAAGACATGAACGAAAGTCATCGATACGTCGACCATTTTGTATCCGACCGAGAGTTCGCCTGGCAAAGTCAGAATCGGACAAAGCAAGACTCGAAGCATGGGCAGCTTCTCCGTAATCACGGTGTGCGGGGACAGCGAATTCATCTTTTCGTTCGACCAACCAAGAAGACGGGCTCAAAGCCAACGCCCTTCGTTTATTGCGGAGAGGTCGATTTCATCTCATGGGAAGGTGAGGCGCCAATCTCCATAAGATGGCAATTGCGGACACCCGTACCGGCCAACCTTCAAGGTGTGCTTAGCGTACCATCATCGTGA